Proteins encoded in a region of the Sphingopyxis sp. OAS728 genome:
- the prfB gene encoding peptide chain release factor 2 has translation MRAEAQDHIDKIGAALALLRRFLDWDRAVRRLDELNAKVEDPTLWNDAKAAQEVMRERRRLDEAITATRAIETECADTAELIELAEMEGDESMVDEAVASLAALAERAEEDKIKALLAGEADGNDCYIEVHAGAGGTESQDWAEMLQRMYMRWAEKRRMKVELVEYQAGDQAGIKSATMLVKGENAYGYAKTESGVHRLVRISPYDSSARRHTSFSSVWVYPVIDDNIEIEINEGDLKIDTYRASGAGGQHVNTTDSAVRITHIPTGIVVASQNDRSQHKNRATAMGMLKARMYEAELQKREAAASGEYQAKTEIGWGHQIRSYVLQPYQLVKDLRTGVTSTAPGDVLDGALDPFMAAALSQKVTGEKVEVEDID, from the coding sequence ATGCGCGCCGAAGCGCAGGATCATATCGACAAGATTGGCGCCGCATTGGCGCTGCTGCGCCGCTTCCTCGACTGGGACCGCGCGGTGCGCCGTCTCGACGAACTCAATGCAAAGGTCGAGGACCCGACGCTGTGGAACGACGCCAAGGCCGCGCAGGAAGTGATGCGCGAACGCCGCCGGCTCGACGAGGCGATCACCGCGACGCGCGCGATCGAGACCGAATGCGCCGACACCGCCGAGCTGATCGAGCTCGCCGAAATGGAAGGTGACGAGTCGATGGTCGACGAGGCCGTGGCCTCGCTCGCCGCGCTCGCCGAACGCGCCGAGGAAGACAAGATCAAGGCGCTGCTCGCGGGCGAGGCCGACGGCAACGACTGCTATATCGAAGTCCATGCGGGCGCCGGCGGCACCGAAAGCCAGGACTGGGCCGAGATGCTCCAGCGCATGTATATGCGCTGGGCCGAAAAGCGCCGCATGAAGGTCGAACTGGTCGAATATCAGGCGGGCGACCAGGCGGGGATCAAATCGGCGACGATGCTGGTCAAGGGCGAGAATGCCTATGGCTATGCGAAGACCGAAAGCGGCGTCCACCGCCTCGTCCGCATCTCGCCCTACGACAGCTCGGCGCGGCGCCACACCAGCTTCTCGTCGGTCTGGGTCTATCCGGTGATCGACGACAATATCGAGATCGAGATCAACGAAGGCGACCTCAAGATCGATACCTATCGCGCCTCGGGCGCGGGCGGACAGCACGTCAACACGACCGATTCGGCGGTGCGCATCACGCACATCCCGACGGGCATCGTCGTCGCCAGCCAGAACGACCGCTCGCAGCATAAGAACCGCGCGACCGCGATGGGGATGCTGAAGGCGCGGATGTATGAGGCCGAGCTGCAAAAGCGCGAAGCTGCGGCGTCGGGCGAATATCAGGCGAAGACCGAGATCGGCTGGGGCCACCAGATCCGCTCCTATGTCCTCCAGCCCTATCAGCTCGTGAAGGATCTCCGCACCGGCGTGACCTCGAC
- a CDS encoding penicillin-binding protein 1A, with protein sequence MAADSPPDFRLRLRRDSNAVIAWFREMWTRRWFRWLGYLVLAGFLFLALIWVIFARDLPSVDQLRDYEPPLPTMVRDGEGKPVHSYARERRVQLEYSEYPQLLVRAYLAAEDRTFFSHGGIDYPGIVSAIITNLSNSGRPIGASTITQQVAKNLLLTNEVSYTRKIREAILAMRIEDALTKEQILELYLNEIPLGRRSFGVQAASRAYFDKDVDQLQLHEMAFLAILPKAPETYGRARNEAKAIGRRNFVLDEMYRNEWITAAQRDAAKAMPLGLTNSGNKAIAQVGGYYMEEVRRQLIAEFGETADKGPHSVYAGGLWVRTPYDGKMQAGATMALRKGLQRYDAGKGWSGPIATIEADDQWQSRLASSFIGIDYDNWRVATVISKSAGAAQIGFSNGDTGTLPASAATMGYRKTGGSAFSALRPGDLIVVKSSGGSSYALRNIPEVSGGMVVESPHSGRIYAMQGGFDVRLSPFNRATQAERQPGSTIKPFVYAAALDNGMTPATMIVDGPFCVYQGASLGNKCFRNFGGAGGSGEHTMRWGLEQSRNLMTVRAASQVGMEPVVEMIDTMGIGKHEPYLSTALGAGTTTVEKMTNAYAMLANHGRALTPRVIDYAQDRRGKVIFPANWKACEGCNKKDWDGRPMPRFAKSGKQLMDPITAYQVVHMLEGVVQRGTAVRLRDLDVPLFGKTGTTSGPNDVWFVGGTPDVIAGMYIGFDQPRSMGGYAQGGSYAAPIFKDFALAALADRQPIPFSAPKGVRMVRIDRQSGRRVYGSWPGTDPKASIIWEAFKPESEPRRTIREEEIKPIKTQRRATGGASQKGSTGRTDSDFLDDRGGII encoded by the coding sequence ATGGCCGCTGACAGTCCGCCCGATTTCCGCTTGCGCCTGCGCCGCGACAGCAATGCCGTCATCGCATGGTTCCGCGAGATGTGGACCCGGCGCTGGTTCCGCTGGCTCGGTTATCTTGTGCTCGCCGGTTTCCTCTTCCTCGCGCTGATCTGGGTGATTTTCGCGCGCGACCTGCCGTCGGTCGACCAGCTGCGCGACTATGAACCGCCGTTGCCGACGATGGTCCGCGATGGTGAGGGGAAGCCCGTCCACAGCTATGCACGCGAACGGCGCGTCCAGCTTGAATATAGCGAATATCCGCAATTGCTCGTCCGCGCCTATCTCGCGGCGGAGGATCGCACCTTCTTCAGCCATGGCGGCATCGACTATCCCGGCATCGTCAGCGCGATCATCACCAACCTCAGCAACAGCGGGCGCCCGATCGGCGCCTCGACGATCACGCAGCAGGTCGCGAAGAACCTGCTGCTCACGAACGAGGTCAGCTACACGCGCAAGATTCGCGAAGCGATCCTCGCGATGCGCATCGAGGATGCGCTGACCAAGGAACAGATTCTCGAACTCTATCTCAACGAAATCCCGCTCGGCCGCCGCAGCTTCGGCGTGCAGGCCGCGAGCCGCGCCTATTTCGACAAGGATGTCGACCAGCTCCAGCTCCACGAGATGGCGTTCCTCGCGATCCTGCCGAAGGCGCCCGAAACCTATGGCCGCGCACGCAATGAGGCGAAGGCGATCGGACGGCGCAATTTCGTCCTCGACGAAATGTATCGCAACGAATGGATCACCGCGGCGCAGCGCGACGCGGCGAAGGCGATGCCGCTCGGCCTCACCAATAGCGGCAACAAAGCGATCGCGCAGGTCGGCGGCTATTATATGGAAGAGGTCCGCCGCCAGCTGATCGCCGAATTCGGCGAAACCGCCGACAAGGGCCCGCACAGCGTCTATGCCGGCGGCCTCTGGGTGCGCACGCCTTATGACGGCAAGATGCAGGCCGGCGCGACGATGGCGCTCCGCAAGGGGCTCCAGCGCTATGACGCGGGCAAGGGCTGGTCGGGACCGATCGCGACGATCGAAGCCGACGACCAGTGGCAGAGCCGCCTCGCGTCGAGTTTCATCGGTATCGACTATGACAATTGGCGCGTCGCAACCGTAATTTCCAAATCGGCGGGCGCGGCGCAAATCGGCTTTTCCAACGGCGACACGGGCACGCTGCCCGCCAGCGCCGCGACGATGGGCTATCGCAAGACCGGCGGCAGCGCCTTTTCGGCCTTGCGTCCGGGCGACCTGATCGTCGTCAAATCGAGCGGTGGCAGCAGCTACGCGCTCCGCAACATTCCCGAAGTATCGGGCGGCATGGTCGTCGAAAGCCCGCATTCGGGCCGCATCTATGCGATGCAGGGCGGCTTCGACGTCCGCCTGTCACCCTTCAACCGCGCGACGCAGGCCGAACGCCAGCCGGGCTCGACGATCAAGCCCTTCGTCTACGCCGCCGCGCTCGACAATGGCATGACGCCGGCGACGATGATCGTCGACGGGCCCTTCTGCGTCTATCAGGGCGCCAGCCTCGGCAATAAATGCTTCCGCAACTTCGGCGGCGCGGGCGGCAGCGGCGAGCATACGATGCGCTGGGGCCTCGAACAGTCGCGCAACCTGATGACGGTGCGCGCCGCGAGCCAGGTCGGTATGGAGCCGGTGGTCGAGATGATCGACACGATGGGTATCGGCAAGCACGAGCCTTACCTCTCGACCGCGCTTGGCGCCGGGACGACGACGGTCGAGAAAATGACCAATGCCTATGCGATGCTCGCCAACCATGGCCGCGCGCTGACGCCGCGCGTGATCGACTATGCGCAGGACCGCCGCGGCAAGGTGATTTTCCCGGCGAACTGGAAAGCGTGCGAAGGCTGCAACAAAAAGGACTGGGACGGCCGGCCGATGCCGCGCTTCGCCAAATCGGGCAAGCAGCTGATGGACCCGATCACCGCCTACCAGGTCGTCCATATGCTCGAAGGCGTCGTCCAGCGCGGCACCGCGGTGCGGCTGCGCGACCTCGACGTGCCGCTGTTCGGCAAGACGGGCACGACCTCGGGACCGAACGACGTCTGGTTCGTCGGCGGCACCCCCGACGTGATCGCGGGCATGTATATCGGCTTCGACCAGCCGCGCAGCATGGGCGGTTACGCACAGGGCGGCAGCTATGCCGCGCCGATCTTCAAGGATTTCGCGCTCGCCGCGCTCGCCGATCGCCAGCCGATTCCCTTCAGCGCGCCGAAGGGCGTGCGCATGGTGCGCATCGATCGCCAGTCGGGCCGCCGCGTCTATGGCAGCTGGCCGGGGACCGACCCCAAGGCGTCGATCATCTGGGAAGCGTTCAAGCCCGAAAGCGAACCGCGCCGCACGATCCGCGAAGAGGAAATCAAGCCGATCAAGACACAGCGGCGGGCGACCGGCGGTGCGTCGCAAAAGGGATCGACCGGCCGCACCGACAGCGACTTCCTCGACGACCGCGGCGGCATCATCTGA